Proteins encoded together in one Cataglyphis hispanica isolate Lineage 1 chromosome 17, ULB_Chis1_1.0, whole genome shotgun sequence window:
- the LOC126855957 gene encoding uncharacterized protein LOC126855957 isoform X3, whose product MIADSSSKLQRGGTGGSLATALRDRGPCVIPVQPNRSLPIRPAPPIPTRSAASLVTSRSPILKLSNSKSNSQSNLIDVVEMQSDISSSMLMDDLNDFPPIGQQNTSEMTLSLDRSDYILPRIPTNVIETTKEINNVKKKNGEDRDREYEKELTKNVKKRRKSHEVDASPVNDERVKNILKEYSKSCSNNLIDQGERRSQQHLVIRLWDDKRYSSSVMVSTTELEGEKTKEIYKVVPPLRLKKVVCEASTTNEYRNIEMDAGKSRNESNYRIVTGATPRPESPCRYSATSFWSSVVSEKELGESSIRDKSRRSSPKSDDYKIKYRRNRLRQKLRELRGKALELSREMAECDNANDTSPQRSTRLRQMMNCYEKQIENISKLLCKLSASIPSTTDDDVVVDLDYELDERSISVETIVDSSITQVNGVSKSRISPSPSPEPPKLSPRSPIDYERDKSPDTMRNSPPVLPRVYIAIQPTALECLKQNFKSTTESWHAGDNSSSSTIEKDVKMNNTNRTIIRDSVTRASAIVSSVSSEFEDAESSTGEWDREEASPKLKNSEIKEKIAEDTKTFDDVHRQAISPISSDNFLIASTMDLEIDGSNMRDIKEGPTTQIGHLDEVSQILETAASKQIVCEKQEPDQRSNEALSLSCLPIVEETRKVTEYESYNSEENINSEDKTVSAVTAAQDAASTIAIRRPQIPTANVTNILQLQSNYYGSSVARDNVVFTGVIQNSKDAQKVMTSSINQSVALNPTMSLGFTQSGSTVSSSNQQCVVLPNSCNSKVIQEPTNQRNDGNRIMTEQFPTLGNWVARMSKKQGAKSKSKLQSGITLSTASTAETARVPGLETQKTRASAPNNTTRNNIVNVVPQWNTERWQRQQHQQRQQQLYATASSATSAMRPGICPPISVTQFYPPNYAIDPYGGAAFGYSAICPYGDYSYHSRLHPTTSSISSYPISPLQDSHPTAPLRQMQHLDKCFPAAIQDAATRHYAATDLLKYPASLSGGYQHAAVAAGLDYDHRLRTATAATQNGTSSACLPSLLLPPPPPLGATAQHGTLTRTALAGYPTANNNQCGRNRMIPDVVAAAAAAAVVAAASFGRQRSTVLPSYGRTDTDMASSDIGSVMSNESSQLLTTDRPAASRECLPQESMQSVAGVNIDSRLNNGSYRQLQNLILDRLPYVKTDDVSYSQPSSAIFGDNAQESTSSVLTSTSYKSAPVFTSNSAITVKEPARKENRNCETPHLGKVNRTLETTSNLECSNCGLTGSMFKCLGCEAVFYCDERCQTRHWSIHVEKCPKRMPKLKKLV is encoded by the exons ATGATAGCCGACAGTTCCAGCAAGCTGCAACGCGGCGGTACAGGTGGCAGCCTGGCGACTGCCTTGAGGGATCGCGGCCCTTGTGTGATCCCCGTGCAACCTAATCGCTCCCTGCCGATTCGACCAGCACCGCCGATACCAACGAGGTCGGCGGCATCGCTCGTGACATCGCGCTCGCCGATACTCAAACTGTCGAACTCAAAATCGAACTCGCAGTCGAATCTCATCGACGTGGTCGAGATGCAATCGGATATATCATCTTCAATGTTGATGGATGATCTGAACGACTTTCCTCCTATTGGGCAGCAGAATACAAGCGAAATGACGCTGTCGCTCGATCGTTCGGACTACATTTTACCACGTATTCCGACTAATGTCATAGAG ACTACAAAAGAGATCAAcaatgttaagaaaaaaaacggcgaagatagagatagagaatACGAGAAAGAACTTACCAAAAACGTAAAGAAACGGAGGAAATCCCACGAAGTGGACGCTAGTCCTGTAAACGACGAACGagttaagaatattttgaaagaatacTCCAAAAGCTGTTCGAATAATTTGATTGATCAAGGAGAAAGGAGATCGCAACAGCACTTGGTGATAAGACTATGGgatgataaaagatattcgTCTTCCGTCATGGTATCAACGACGGAATTAGAGGGGGAAAAGACAAAGGAAATTTACAAAGTCGTGCCGCCCTTAAGATTGAAGAAAGTCGTGTGCGAAG caAGCACTACCAACGAATATCGCAATATCGAGATGGATGCCGGGAAATCGAGAAACGAATCCAATTATCGCATCGTCACTGGCGCCACGCCACGTCCGGAATCGCCATGCAGGTATTCCGCCACTTCCTTCTGGAGCAGCGTAGTCTCGGAAAAAGAGCTGGGCGAATCGTCGATACGGGACAAGAGTCGACGATCCTCGCCGAAGAGTGACGATTACAAGATTAAGTATCGTCGCAACCGTTTACGTCAGAAGCTGCGAGAATTGCGCGGTAAGGCATTGGAGCTTTCACGAGAGATGGCTGAGTGCGACAACGCCAATGACACGAGCCCGCAGCGTAGCACTCGACTGCGTCAGATGATGAATTGTTATGAGAAGCAAATCGAGAATATTTCGAAGCTGTTATGCAAACTGTCCGCTTCTATACCATCGACAACCGATGATGATGTCGTCGTCGATCTCGACTATGAATTGGACGAGCGTTCGATTTCAGTCGAGACAATCGTCGACAGTAGCATCACGCAG GTAAACGGAGTATCCAAAAGTAGAATTTCCCCGTCTCCTTCCCCGGAACCACCAAAACTGTCACCTCGCTCCCCTATCGACTATGAGAGAGATAAATCACCTGATACAATGAGAAATAGTCCACCAGTGCTGCCCAGAGTTTACATTGCAATCCAGCCAACTGCTCTGGAATGTTtgaagcaaaattttaaatctaccACCGAGAGCTGGCACGCAGGCGACAACTCGTCGAGCTCGACAATCGAAAAAGATgtgaaaatgaataatacgAATCGAACGATAATTCGCGATAGTGTAACAAGAGCATCAGCAATTGTATCTTCAGTTTCATCGGAGTTTGAAGATGCGGAAAGCAGTACGGGAGAGTGGGACAGAGAAGAGGCCTcgccaaaattaaaaaattcggaaATTAAGGAGAAGATCGCAGAGGATACTAAAACATTTGACGACGTTCACCGACAAGCAATATCGCCAATATCTTCggacaattttttgatagctTCAACGATGGATCTCGAGATAGATGGAAGCAACATGAGAGACATAAAAGAAGGACCGACTACTCAAATTGGACATCTCGACGAAGTAAGTCAGATCTTGGAAACCGCCGCGAGCAAACAGATTGTTTGCGAAAAACAAGAACCGGATCAGAGATCGAACGAGGCTTTATCGTTATCGTGTCTACCGATTGTTGAAGAAACTAGAAAGGTCACAGAATATGAAAGCTACAAttcagaagaaaatattaacagCGAGGATAAAACGGTGAGTGCGGTTACTGCTGCACAGGATGCTGCGTCAACGATAGCAATCAGACGACCGCAAATACCGACTGCCAATGTGACTAATATCTTACAACtgcaatcaaattattatggCTCGTCCGTCGCACGAGACAACGTAGTTTTTACGGGAGTCATACAGAATTCAAAGGACGCGCAGAag GTGATGACTTCAAGCATAAATCAGTCTGTGGCATTAAATCCAACAATGTCCTTGGGATTCACTCAATCTGGATCTACCGTTAGTAGTTCGAATCAACAATGTGTTGT CTTACCTAACAGTTGCAATAGTAAAGTCATTCAGGAGCCTACTAATCAACGAAATGACGGAAACCGCATTATGACAGAACAATTTCCTACATTGGGCAATTGGGTAGCGCGAATGTCAAAAAAGCAGGGTGCCAAATCAAAGTCTAAATTACAATCTGGAATTACTTTATCAACTGCGTCGACGGCGGAAACTGCTCGT GTTCCCGGACTAGAGACACAAAAAACCCGTGCAAGTGCACCGAATAATACGACACGAAATAATATAGTCAATGTAGTACCGCAATGGAATACGGAAAGATGGCAGCGTCAACAGCATCAACAACGTCAGCAACAATTGTACGCGACGGCATCGTCGGCAACGTCTGCAATGAGACCGGGTATCTGTCCTCCAATCTCGGTTACCCAATTCTACCCACCTAATTATGCG ATTGATCCTTACGGCGGTGCAGCTTTTGGTTATTCAGCAATATGTCCTTACGGCGATTACTCTTATCACTCACGTCTGCATCCCACTACATCGTCGATAAGCAGTTATCCGATAAGTCCGTTGCAGGACTCACATCCCACTGCGCCGCTTCGTCAGATGCAGCATCTGGACAAATGTTTCCCTGCGGCCATACAGGACGCGGCAACTCGTCACTATGCTGCTACGGATCTTCTCAAGTACCCTGCTTCATTATCGGGTGGATATCAGCATGCCGCCGTTGCCGCCGGCTTGGACTATGATCATCGACTACGAACAGCAACAGCCGCCACGCAGAATGGCACCTCATCAGCTTGTCTGCCGTCGCTCTTGTTACCGCCCCCCCCGCCGTTGGGGGCCACCGCACAACACGGTACCTTGACGCGTACCGCTCTGGCCGGCTATCCTACCGCGAACAACAATCAATGTGGTAGAAATAGGATGATTCCGGATGTCGTTGCTGCGGCGGCGGCAGCTGCGGTGGTCGCGGCGGCCTCCTTTGGCCGACAACGTAGTACGGTTCTACCATCGTACGGTAGAACCGACACGGATATGGCGTCTAGCGATATCGGTAGCGTTATGAGTAACGAATCCTCGCAGTTGCTGACAACGGATAGGCCGGCCGCGAGTCGCGAGTGTTTGCCGCAAGAATCAATGCAATCCGTTGCTGGCGTCAACATAGATTCGCGACTGAATAATGGTAGTTACCGTCAACTACAGAATCTTATTTTGGATCGATTACCTTATGTGAAGACGGACGATGTCTCTTATTCTCAACCGTCTTCGGCTATTTTCGGCGACAATGCGCAAGAATCAACATCTTCGGTGCTCACATCGACTTCATATAAATCCGCTCCGGTCTTCACATCCAACAGTGCGATAACTGTCAAGGAACCCGCGAGGAAAGAAAACCGTAACTGCGAAACACCACATCTGGGAAAGGTGAATCGCACTCTGGAGACTACAAGCAATTTGGAGTGCTCTAATTGTGGTTTAACCGGTTCCATGTTCAAGTGCCTGGGCTGCGAGGCGGTCTTTTACTGCGACGAGAGGTGCCAAACTCGTCACTGGAGTATTCATGTGGAAAAGTGCCCCAAGAGAATGCCTAAGCTGAAAAAACttgtttaa
- the LOC126856012 gene encoding glutathione S-transferase theta-1-like codes for MTLKLYYDLLSQPSRALYMFLKICDIPFEQKIVNLKNLEQYTPEFEQINPFKKVPVIEHNGFKLTESVGIIRYICREFEVDDHWYPSDSKHQAKVDEYLEWQHLNTRLHCASYFLMKFLNPLMRNKPANPEKIAEFENRMSNCLDIIENVWLKDTQFLIGNTISVADIFCACELEQPRMAGYNPKKGRPHLTAWMEKVVEATSPYYQEAHKFLNTIAEAKPNQSFNFKF; via the exons ATGAccttaaagttatattatgatttactCTCGCAACCGTCAAGAGCATTATAcatgtttcttaaaatatgtgatatacCATTTGAGCAGAAGATTgtaaacttaaaaaatctCGAGCAATATACTCCAGAATTTGAACAGATTAATCCATTCAAGAAAGTCCCTGTTATAGAACATAATGGTTTCAAACTTACTGAaag TGTCGGAATTATACGATACATATGTAGAGAATTTGAGGTAGATGATCACTGGTATCCATCTGATTCAAAACATCAAGCAAAAGTTGATGAATATCTCGAATGGCAACATCTCAATACAAGACTTCATTGTGCATCTTATTTCTTAATGAAA ttTCTTAATCCACTTATGCGAAACAAACCAGCAAATCCAGAAAAAATAGCTGAATTTGAAAATCGTATGAGCAATTGTCTTGATATTATCGAGAATGTATGGCTAAAAGAtacgcaatttttaattggaaaCACAATTAGTGTGGCTGATATATTCTGTGCTTGTGAACTAGAGCAACCAc gtaTGGCCGGTTATAATCCGAAAAAGGGGAGACCACATTTGACTGCTTGGATGGAAAAAGTTGTTGAAGCAACAAGTCCATATTATCAAGAAGCTCATAAGTTTTTAAACACAATTGCTGAAGCCAAACCAAATcaaagtttcaattttaagttttaa